The DNA segment GGAACGTCGCCACGCTCGAGGCCGACGGGCGCGTGGAGCTCGTCGGCCCGGTCTTCGGCGAGGTCGCCTCGGGCGAGCGCGGCCTCGGGCGCATGGCCGAGCCGGCGGCGATCGCGGCCGCGGCGTTCTCGCGGCTCGCCCCGCGCGACCTCGCGGGGCTCCGGGTCGTCGTCACGGCGGGCCCGACGCTCGAGGACCTCGATCCCGTGCGCTTCCTCGGCAACCGGTCGACCGGCAAGATGGGCTTCGCCGTGGCGGAGCGGGCTGCGGCGCGGGGCGCGCAGGTCACGCTCATCGCCGGCCCCGTGTCGCTCTCGACGCCGCCGGGCGCGCGCCGGGTCGACGTGCGCGGCGCGCTCTCGATGCGCGGGGCGCTCTGGCAGGCGCTCGGCGAGGACCTGCGCGGCGCCGACGCGCTCATCATGACGGCCGCCGTGTCCGACTACCGCCCGGCCGAGCAGCACGCGACCAAGCTGAAGCGGACGCCCGACCTCGCGTCGCTCTCGCTCGTGCCGAACCCTGACTTGCTCGCGGAGATCGGCGCGGCGCGCGGGGGCCTCGTCGGCGCTGAGGGCGCCGACGGAGCGCGCTCGCCGGTGCTCGTCGGGTTCGCGGTCGAGACCGCCACGGACGAGGGGGTGATCGCCTATGCGCGGCACAAGCTCGCGAGCAAGCGCGTCGACATGATCGTCGCCAACCACGCGGCGGACTCGTTCGGCCGGGACGACAACCGCGCCACGCTCGTGACCCGCGACGCCGCCGACGCGCTCGGCGTATTGCCCAAGCCGGTGCTCGCGGACCGCATCCTCGATCGGGTCTTGCAATTGTGTTGGCCGGGTCGGACGAGTCAGGCGAGCGCGCGATGATCCCGGGCGAAGACCGCGCCGCGGCTCCTTCCGCCGCGGCTCCTCCGGCTGCCTCTGGCTCGGCCGCCGCGGCCTCGTCGCGCGATCGGCGGGCGATCGATCCGCGCGAGCCGCCGCGCTCGTCGCGCCGCGAGGCCGCGCTCATCGCCGCGTCCGTCACCGGCGGCGTCGCGCTCGCCGTCTCGTTCGCGTTCGATCCCGATCGCGCGGGCACGCCTACCATGCTCGCGGCGCTCGGCGCGCTCTACGCCGTCCTCACGGCGATCACCGTGATGTGGCTCCGCCGGCGCGGCGAGCTCCGCGCCGCGCTCCGCCCCCTGTCGGGCGATCTCGCGCGCGGCGCCCTTGTCGCGGCGGGGCTCTACGGGCTCGCCATGGCGGTGCAGCTGCTGCTCGCCCCGCGGGGCTCGCCGCGCGAGGCGTGGGTCCTTCGCCTGTACCTCCAGCTCGGCGACCCCTCGGCCGACGCGCGCGTGTTCGCCGGCGCGCTCGTCTTCGTCATCGCCGCGCTGGAGGAGATCGTCTGGCGCGGGCTCGTCCTGCGCGCCCTGGAGGGGCCGCTCGACCAGGTCGCTGCGTGGCTGCTGTCGAGCGCGCTGTTCGCCGCCGCGCACGCCCCCACGCTCTTCCTGCTCGGCGATCCGGTGGCCGGGCCGAACCCGCTGCTCGTCGCGGCGGGCTTCGGCTGCTCGATCGTGTGGGGTCGCATGGTGCACCGGACCGGGCGCCTGGCTCCGGCCGTCTTCGCCCATGCGTTCTTCTCGTGGGCGATCGTGAGCTTCCCCATCTGGCGCCCGTGACGGGCGCGCGCCCGGGCCGGGATCAGCCCTCGAGCTTCGCGAGCTCCTCTTCGGGCACGTCGAAGTCGGCGTAGACGTTCTGCACGTCGTCGTGGTCGTCGAGCGAGTCGACGAGGTTCAGGCAGACCTCGGCGTCGCGGCCCGCGACCTCTTTCTTGTTCTTGGGGACGTAGCCCGCGGAGTTCGACTTCACCGCGATCTTCGCGTCCTCGAGGGCCTTCACGACGGTGTCCATCACGTCGACGCTGGAGAGCACCTGCCACTCCTCTCCCTGGTCGCTGTAGTCGTCGGCGCCGGCGCCCACGGCGGTGTCCATGAGCTGATCCTCCGTCGCCGCGTCCTTCGCGAGGAGGATGATCCCCTTCCTCTCGAAGGCCCACTGCGCGGAGCCGCCGGCGCCGAGCTGCCCGTTGTTCTTCTCGAAGATCTTCCGGATCTCGGCGACGGTGCGGTTCCGGTTGTCGGTCATCGCCTCGCAGAGGAACAGCGTCCCGCCGGGCCCTGTGCCTTCGTAGAGGATCTCCTCGTAGTTCGCGCCCTCGATCTCGCCGGTGCCGCGCTGGATTGCGCGCTTGATCGTGTCGGCGGGCATCGCCTGGCCCTTGGCGTCGTTGATCGCCTTGCGGAGCCGCGGGTTGCCGTTCGGGTCTCCGCCGCCCATGCGCGAGGCGACGGTGATCTCCTTGATCAGCTTCGTGAAGAGCTTGCCGCGCTTCGCGTCGAGCGCGCCCTTCTTGCGCTTGATGGTGGCCCACTTCGAATGGCCGCTCATGCCTGTCTGCTCCGTGATGACGGGGCGCTCGCTCGCGGCGCGCGCCCAGGGGGAAGGTTCGGCGCAAGATGGAGCACCGATCGGTTCGGGCGTAGAAACCGTCAGGGCGCCGGGAGCGCCAAGAGATTGTCGAGCTCTCTTGGCGCTCTCGGCGCCTTTCGGTTCGAACCGTCTGTCGCTCTAGCGGTGCGCTCCGGGGGAGGCAACAACGACGGCACCCCCGGCCGCGTATCCCTCCTCACCGGGAGGACGAGCGCGGCCGGGGGCCCTTGTCGACCTGGGTCTGTGGCTGCCCCCTCTGTGTCGCTACAGCGCGTAGCCGGTCTCGCCGTGCTCCGTCGCGTCGAGGCCCTCGCGCTCGTCGCTCTCGGGCACGCGCAGGCCGATCAGCTTGTCGACCAGCTTGAGGAGCACGAAGGTCACGATCGCGGCGTACAGCCCGACGGCCGCGATGCCGGCCAGCTGCGGGACCAGCTGCCCCGGGTTGCCGGCGATCACGCCGTCGCGGCCGGCCTCGTTCAGGGCCTTCTCGGCGAAGACGCCGGTGAGGACCGCGCCGAGGAGGCCGCCCACGCCGTGGACGCCGAACGCGTCGAGCGAGTCGTCGTAGCGCAGGCGCTCCTTCGAGACGACCGCCGCATAACACACCACGCCCGCGAGCAGGCCGATCACGACGGCGGCCCACGGCGCGACGAACCCGGCCGCGGGCGTGATCCCGACGAGCCCCGCCACGATGCCGGACGCCACGCCGAGCGCGGTCGGCTTGCCTCGCTGCGCCCACTCGACG comes from the Sorangium aterium genome and includes:
- a CDS encoding CPBP family intramembrane glutamic endopeptidase; translation: MIPGEDRAAAPSAAAPPAASGSAAAASSRDRRAIDPREPPRSSRREAALIAASVTGGVALAVSFAFDPDRAGTPTMLAALGALYAVLTAITVMWLRRRGELRAALRPLSGDLARGALVAAGLYGLAMAVQLLLAPRGSPREAWVLRLYLQLGDPSADARVFAGALVFVIAALEEIVWRGLVLRALEGPLDQVAAWLLSSALFAAAHAPTLFLLGDPVAGPNPLLVAAGFGCSIVWGRMVHRTGRLAPAVFAHAFFSWAIVSFPIWRP
- a CDS encoding YebC/PmpR family DNA-binding transcriptional regulator translates to MSGHSKWATIKRKKGALDAKRGKLFTKLIKEITVASRMGGGDPNGNPRLRKAINDAKGQAMPADTIKRAIQRGTGEIEGANYEEILYEGTGPGGTLFLCEAMTDNRNRTVAEIRKIFEKNNGQLGAGGSAQWAFERKGIILLAKDAATEDQLMDTAVGAGADDYSDQGEEWQVLSSVDVMDTVVKALEDAKIAVKSNSAGYVPKNKKEVAGRDAEVCLNLVDSLDDHDDVQNVYADFDVPEEELAKLEG
- the coaBC gene encoding bifunctional phosphopantothenoylcysteine decarboxylase/phosphopantothenate--cysteine ligase CoaBC, with the translated sequence MSGQTPSSPAPRPEASAPPPAGRAPADARPTVALAVSGSIAAYKAAEVARLLIQGGARVLPIMTRAAQQFLGPMTLSGLCGEPVRDTMWDPGFAGELHVALAAEADLVLLAPATADVIARLAAGRADDLVTALALCARGPVLAAPAMHPRMWAHPATARNVATLEADGRVELVGPVFGEVASGERGLGRMAEPAAIAAAAFSRLAPRDLAGLRVVVTAGPTLEDLDPVRFLGNRSTGKMGFAVAERAAARGAQVTLIAGPVSLSTPPGARRVDVRGALSMRGALWQALGEDLRGADALIMTAAVSDYRPAEQHATKLKRTPDLASLSLVPNPDLLAEIGAARGGLVGAEGADGARSPVLVGFAVETATDEGVIAYARHKLASKRVDMIVANHAADSFGRDDNRATLVTRDAADALGVLPKPVLADRILDRVLQLCWPGRTSQASAR